One genomic segment of uncultured Fibrobacter sp. includes these proteins:
- the rpiB gene encoding ribose 5-phosphate isomerase B, with the protein MIKKIAIGADHAGVEYKQSLIQYLESKGYEIINVGTDTTDAVDYPIYAKKVCEEVTSGRVDTGILICGTGIGMSMMANKQKGIRAAVCGDTKSAEFTRLHNNANVLCMGARIISFDLCKQITDIYLATDFMGGKHKVRIDMFESN; encoded by the coding sequence ATGATCAAGAAAATTGCAATTGGCGCAGACCACGCTGGAGTGGAATACAAGCAGTCCCTTATCCAATATTTAGAATCCAAAGGCTATGAAATTATAAACGTTGGCACCGATACCACAGACGCCGTCGATTACCCCATCTACGCCAAGAAAGTATGCGAAGAAGTCACAAGCGGACGAGTCGATACAGGCATTCTCATCTGCGGTACCGGAATCGGCATGAGCATGATGGCAAACAAGCAGAAGGGCATCCGCGCAGCTGTTTGCGGAGACACTAAATCAGCCGAATTCACCAGGCTCCACAACAATGCAAACGTTCTCTGCATGGGCGCACGCATTATCAGTTTTGACCTCTGCAAGCAAATTACAGACATCTACCTTGCAACCGACTTCATGGGCGGCAAGCACAAAGTGCGCATCGACATGTTTGAGTCCAATTAA
- a CDS encoding CDP-glycerol glycerophosphotransferase family protein: MKAIDKLKLEIKRLINKKTKKNPKAVFFYPHENCGLDGYDILNGESDNVLCLFNDMVRDPKFDNYEFYLLYYHDDRLQSYKDYCKNFHPERIHYVRFKDGKGTRKAIAKCYTVFTDSDYTRLPYKVPTQRAICLNYFGGLIKNEFHRWENHGGFEKMLQEQRDMYRMYDYHLSISDISSKFIALDNCHYYPHFISLGFPRNDILFKDHSALRSEIEKLVGFKISKLITYVPTHRDYENPAREFYDAQKAKKRSIWGNVTEDELGNLEKTLAETGTLIIAKVHPIQQAHTNVVKAEGTQHILFYKDLVQKIKTSLNPLLAISDSIITDYTTTVYDFLYMDRPIIYYFYDIERYRETRGFFIEPIESICAGHLTYNLAQMQDAIRDIAEGKDPEKQKRAFLRQLFIKYDDANATQRIKDFFFP; this comes from the coding sequence ATGAAAGCGATAGACAAACTCAAACTGGAAATCAAGCGGTTAATCAACAAGAAAACGAAAAAGAATCCCAAAGCCGTTTTCTTTTACCCACACGAAAATTGTGGGCTTGACGGCTACGATATTCTGAACGGGGAATCTGACAACGTTCTTTGTTTGTTCAACGACATGGTCCGCGACCCCAAATTTGACAATTACGAATTCTATCTGCTTTATTACCATGACGACCGTCTGCAATCCTATAAGGATTACTGCAAGAATTTTCACCCCGAACGCATCCATTACGTAAGATTCAAGGACGGGAAGGGCACGCGCAAGGCCATAGCCAAATGCTACACGGTCTTCACGGATTCGGACTACACTCGCCTACCCTACAAGGTCCCGACGCAAAGAGCCATTTGCCTCAATTATTTTGGAGGACTTATCAAAAACGAATTTCACCGTTGGGAAAATCACGGTGGCTTCGAAAAAATGCTTCAGGAACAGCGGGATATGTACAGGATGTACGATTATCACCTTTCTATATCCGATATCAGTTCCAAATTTATCGCTCTTGACAACTGCCATTACTATCCCCATTTTATTTCTCTCGGCTTTCCTCGCAACGACATCCTTTTCAAAGACCATTCCGCATTAAGAAGCGAAATCGAAAAGCTTGTCGGATTCAAGATCAGCAAACTGATTACCTACGTTCCCACACATCGCGACTACGAAAATCCGGCACGTGAATTTTACGACGCTCAAAAAGCAAAAAAGCGTTCCATTTGGGGAAACGTCACCGAAGACGAGCTCGGCAATCTTGAAAAGACCCTAGCCGAAACAGGAACGTTAATCATCGCAAAAGTTCATCCGATTCAACAAGCTCACACAAACGTTGTCAAAGCCGAAGGAACACAGCACATCCTTTTCTACAAGGATTTGGTCCAAAAAATCAAGACCAGCCTCAACCCTCTATTAGCCATTTCAGACAGCATCATTACGGACTATACGACAACCGTGTACGACTTCTTGTACATGGATCGTCCCATCATCTATTACTTCTACGATATCGAACGCTACCGCGAAACGCGCGGGTTCTTTATCGAGCCCATAGAATCGATTTGCGCCGGTCACCTAACGTATAATTTGGCACAGATGCAAGACGCCATTCGGGACATCGCAGAAGGGAAGGACCCAGAAAAGCAAAAAAGAGCTTTCTTGCGACAGCTATTCATCAAATACGACGACGCCAACGCAACGCAGCGCATTAAGGATTTCTTTTTTCCGTAA
- a CDS encoding 2-C-methyl-D-erythritol 4-phosphate cytidylyltransferase, translating to MKHVAIILAGGSGTRMGGAMPKQFLSLNDKPVIVYTLENFQRNENIDEILIVCIKDWIEHLKEILDEFKIPKVRWIVEGGATGHDSSRNGIFFLKDKLEDGDQVIIHDAARPILPQQAINEMLKVSHEKGNASLAIPCYETVLFTEDGGKSGLKELDRSSIMRVQTPQAYNYKLIRTMYEKAEAEDKHDFIYADLVCTYYGERIYFSKGFTNNIKITRKEDIPLCKALMKFSDEELFNS from the coding sequence ATGAAGCATGTAGCAATTATTCTGGCAGGTGGCTCCGGAACCCGGATGGGGGGAGCCATGCCCAAGCAATTTCTCTCGTTGAACGACAAGCCTGTCATTGTTTATACGTTGGAAAATTTTCAGCGGAACGAGAACATTGATGAAATTCTCATTGTTTGCATAAAGGACTGGATCGAGCACCTCAAAGAAATTCTGGACGAATTTAAAATTCCCAAGGTAAGGTGGATTGTAGAAGGCGGTGCGACCGGTCACGACTCTTCCCGCAACGGCATTTTCTTTTTGAAGGACAAACTGGAAGATGGAGACCAGGTAATTATTCACGATGCAGCCCGCCCCATTCTGCCCCAGCAAGCCATCAACGAGATGTTAAAAGTCTCGCACGAAAAAGGAAACGCATCTCTCGCTATTCCCTGCTACGAAACGGTGCTGTTTACCGAAGACGGTGGCAAAAGCGGACTCAAAGAATTGGATCGTAGTTCCATTATGCGTGTACAGACCCCGCAAGCTTACAACTACAAGTTGATTCGTACCATGTACGAAAAAGCCGAAGCCGAAGACAAGCACGATTTCATTTACGCAGACCTCGTCTGCACCTATTACGGCGAACGCATTTACTTTTCCAAAGGCTTTACGAACAACATCAAGATTACCCGCAAAGAGGACATCCCTCTTTGCAAGGCCCTCATGAAGTTTAGTGACGAAGAGCTGTTCAATTCCTAA
- a CDS encoding glycosyltransferase family 32 protein, whose translation MIPKKIHYIWISSTKNAAKPENIERCLQSWKKVLLDYEIVEWNESNLPIEEFVYAKEAYEQKKWAFVSDFFRLWVLEKYGGIYLDTDVVFYSTLDPFLDNRLFLGTEFTDQISTHIIGAEAHHPFLKSCLDYYENRHFVVDGENDMTPNSCIMTHIFIQKYGYKGELVRFDGKPSVFDDLVIYPDSYFMINTYDGCNVCVHEQNGSWRNAGAKNPVLEEVMESYFWKKFCRKTVFSFGLVKKWVYLLLPMWAIVLYSKHSAKIKNNKRAAKVKWKV comes from the coding sequence ATGATTCCCAAGAAAATTCATTATATTTGGATCTCTAGCACGAAAAATGCGGCTAAACCCGAAAATATAGAACGTTGCTTGCAAAGCTGGAAAAAAGTTTTGCTTGATTATGAAATTGTCGAATGGAACGAATCGAATTTGCCAATAGAAGAGTTCGTGTATGCCAAGGAAGCGTATGAACAAAAGAAATGGGCTTTTGTTTCGGATTTCTTTAGGCTGTGGGTCCTTGAAAAATATGGCGGCATTTATTTAGATACCGATGTCGTTTTTTATTCGACGCTTGATCCGTTTCTTGACAACAGACTCTTCTTAGGAACGGAATTCACTGACCAAATTTCAACTCACATTATTGGTGCAGAAGCACATCATCCGTTTTTGAAGTCTTGCTTGGATTATTACGAGAATCGCCATTTTGTTGTTGATGGTGAAAATGATATGACTCCGAATTCCTGCATTATGACTCATATCTTTATCCAGAAATATGGTTATAAGGGTGAGCTCGTGCGTTTTGACGGAAAGCCGAGTGTGTTTGATGATTTGGTGATTTATCCAGACTCGTACTTTATGATTAACACATACGATGGATGTAATGTTTGTGTCCATGAGCAGAATGGAAGTTGGCGCAATGCGGGTGCAAAAAATCCGGTTCTCGAAGAAGTGATGGAATCGTATTTTTGGAAAAAATTCTGTAGAAAGACGGTATTCTCGTTTGGTCTTGTAAAAAAATGGGTTTATCTTTTGCTTCCGATGTGGGCTATAGTTTTGTATTCAAAGCATAGTGCGAAAATCAAGAATAATAAACGTGCTGCCAAAGTGAAGTGGAAAGTTTGA
- a CDS encoding lipopolysaccharide biosynthesis protein has translation MTSIKQQTIRSSKWNFIERISTQGIQFLLGIIMARLLLPSDYGTIGLLAIFFEISQAFIDSGFSSALIRTKDPSKKDYSTVFYFNLGISIAIYALLFFAAPFIANFFKIQVLCPILRVQAITLIINAIMAVQVSMLNIKLDFKALAQRKVAATLISGVCGIGFAYIGHGVWSLVYQQLIAAGINLIFICYICRWIPTTGFSMESFKRLGSFGSRLLAAGLLHTIYRNMTTFAIGKFYSAQDLGYYSRGSNFSDLPNNTINGVLQTVTYPILAKIQDDEEHLVRVYRKYIRITSLTIFIFSGILCALAEPIILFCLTEKWAKAVIFLHVFAFSSMFDHLSTINLNLLKVKGRSDLFLKLEIIKKAISITILICAIPFGVFAICLSKLLYNQIAVFINTYYTGKLFHLGYIQQVKDFSPYLIRCILACIPVYFMTYLQLPHIVTIIVGSSTALLLYWLMLRKNPDMQELVDLVKMKFKKKK, from the coding sequence ATGACCTCCATCAAGCAACAGACAATCCGCAGTTCCAAATGGAATTTTATCGAACGAATTTCCACCCAAGGAATTCAATTCCTACTTGGAATCATCATGGCACGTCTGTTGCTGCCTTCAGACTACGGAACAATCGGTCTCCTTGCCATCTTTTTTGAAATTTCCCAAGCCTTCATCGATAGCGGATTCAGTTCCGCCTTGATTCGGACCAAAGACCCTTCCAAAAAAGACTACAGCACTGTATTCTACTTCAACCTAGGCATTTCCATCGCTATCTACGCACTGCTCTTCTTCGCAGCGCCCTTCATCGCGAATTTCTTCAAAATTCAAGTACTGTGCCCAATCCTGAGAGTCCAAGCCATAACGTTGATTATCAACGCCATCATGGCAGTCCAAGTATCCATGCTCAATATCAAGCTGGACTTCAAGGCTTTGGCACAACGAAAGGTTGCTGCAACACTCATCAGCGGCGTTTGCGGCATCGGTTTCGCCTATATCGGACATGGCGTTTGGTCACTAGTCTACCAGCAACTAATTGCCGCCGGCATCAACCTCATCTTCATCTGCTATATTTGTCGTTGGATTCCCACGACAGGGTTCAGCATGGAATCTTTCAAGAGGCTAGGTTCTTTCGGCAGCCGCCTCCTTGCCGCCGGATTGTTGCACACAATATACCGCAACATGACCACCTTCGCAATCGGCAAATTCTATTCCGCCCAAGACCTTGGATACTATTCACGCGGTTCCAACTTCTCCGACTTGCCCAATAACACAATTAATGGAGTACTTCAAACCGTAACCTACCCGATTCTCGCCAAAATTCAAGATGACGAGGAACACCTAGTCCGTGTTTACAGGAAATACATTCGAATCACATCCTTGACCATTTTCATTTTTTCGGGAATTCTTTGCGCTCTCGCCGAACCAATTATTCTTTTCTGTCTAACGGAAAAATGGGCAAAGGCGGTTATTTTCTTGCATGTATTCGCCTTCTCAAGCATGTTTGACCACTTGAGCACAATCAACCTAAATCTACTCAAAGTCAAGGGTCGCTCTGATTTATTTCTCAAACTTGAAATCATCAAAAAAGCCATTTCTATCACAATTCTAATATGCGCCATCCCTTTCGGGGTTTTTGCCATTTGTCTTTCAAAGCTTCTGTATAATCAAATTGCAGTATTCATCAACACTTACTACACCGGGAAACTGTTCCATCTCGGTTACATTCAACAAGTTAAGGATTTTTCGCCATACCTTATCCGCTGCATACTAGCATGTATCCCCGTTTACTTCATGACCTACTTGCAATTGCCTCATATTGTAACTATCATTGTCGGAAGCAGTACGGCTTTACTCCTGTACTGGCTCATGCTTCGCAAGAATCCCGACATGCAAGAACTCGTTGACCTTGTCAAAATGAAATTCAAGAAGAAAAAATGA
- a CDS encoding glycosyltransferase family A protein encodes MISIVLPSFNRARILPKAVESILRQTYKDFELIIVDDGSSDNTREVVKSFNDDRIVYVHQENAGACVARNNGIDHARGEYIAFQDSDDIWHEDKLEKQLKALQEKNADIVFCRMNRMSDGKKIGLVSDYFKEGFLSKDVMPMSIGTQTLIGKSIVFKQEKFDSEMPRFQEFELLVRAQKNYSIYCMEEPLVDYIIQTDSLSVNPLKYTQAWELMLMKHPDFLERYNSSRDRMACDVVRNAFLTVDKKLRWQMIVMALKFKTSPRMIYRLLKFSLFN; translated from the coding sequence ATGATTTCGATTGTTCTCCCGTCTTTCAATAGAGCGCGCATTCTTCCTAAGGCTGTTGAAAGTATCCTGCGCCAGACGTACAAGGATTTTGAGCTGATTATTGTTGACGATGGATCTTCTGACAATACGCGTGAAGTGGTAAAAAGCTTTAACGATGATAGAATTGTCTATGTGCACCAAGAAAATGCTGGTGCATGCGTTGCTCGTAACAACGGAATTGATCATGCCCGTGGAGAATACATCGCATTTCAGGATAGCGATGATATTTGGCATGAAGATAAGCTTGAAAAGCAATTGAAGGCCCTTCAAGAAAAAAATGCCGACATTGTATTTTGCAGAATGAATAGAATGTCTGATGGGAAAAAGATTGGCCTTGTTTCGGATTATTTTAAGGAAGGCTTCTTGTCGAAAGATGTGATGCCCATGTCTATCGGCACACAAACCCTTATTGGCAAAAGCATTGTTTTTAAGCAAGAAAAATTTGATTCTGAAATGCCTAGGTTTCAGGAATTTGAATTGCTTGTGCGTGCGCAAAAGAATTATTCCATATATTGTATGGAAGAACCTCTAGTGGATTACATCATTCAAACGGATTCTCTTTCTGTGAATCCTTTAAAATACACACAAGCGTGGGAATTGATGCTCATGAAGCATCCCGATTTTTTAGAGCGCTACAATTCCTCGCGTGATCGTATGGCGTGTGATGTTGTAAGAAACGCCTTTTTGACTGTTGATAAAAAATTGCGTTGGCAAATGATAGTTATGGCGCTTAAGTTCAAGACATCGCCGAGAATGATTTACCGCTTGTTGAAATTTTCTTTATTTAACTAA
- a CDS encoding acyltransferase family protein gives MIAFYIGILILCFWKIKFSKKDFYNDFLQRDQCDSIKGIFILFVFVRHILQYIIGSGYDFSAMPDQLFVKIDRELDQLIVVMFLFYSGYGIMESIFKKKADYVKNMPLKRILPTILNFDVAVLAFFILNQFIGKEMTISEVLLSFTGWDSIGNSNWYIFVIVLCYAIVWLSFFITTKAQVLNPKRALVFASFLFIIALVTLALTKKEWWYNTIFAFDAGLLFSYFKEKLVPTLQKNYAFAFTASTIAFIALHLLHNRIPSPLFNLECIVFALCVILATMKVKIKNQALLWLGAHLFPLYIYQRLAMIALSRVDDGAFVKNNPLVYMLICCVIMILIAIPYRFIRISFNK, from the coding sequence ATGATCGCTTTCTACATTGGCATACTCATACTCTGCTTCTGGAAAATCAAATTCTCAAAAAAAGATTTCTACAATGATTTTCTACAGCGGGACCAATGCGATTCCATAAAAGGAATTTTCATTCTTTTCGTTTTCGTAAGACACATCCTTCAGTATATCATCGGTAGCGGCTATGATTTTTCCGCCATGCCCGACCAGCTTTTTGTAAAAATCGACCGCGAGCTGGACCAACTCATAGTTGTCATGTTTCTGTTTTATTCCGGCTACGGAATCATGGAATCCATTTTCAAAAAGAAAGCGGATTACGTAAAAAATATGCCGTTAAAGCGAATTTTACCGACCATCCTAAATTTCGACGTGGCCGTACTCGCATTCTTTATATTGAACCAATTTATCGGCAAAGAAATGACCATTTCCGAGGTATTGCTTTCATTTACCGGATGGGATAGTATCGGAAACAGCAACTGGTATATTTTCGTAATTGTACTTTGTTACGCCATTGTCTGGTTGTCTTTTTTCATCACGACAAAAGCTCAGGTTCTCAACCCTAAAAGAGCCCTCGTTTTCGCCAGCTTTTTATTCATCATTGCGCTTGTAACTCTAGCCCTTACCAAAAAAGAATGGTGGTACAACACTATTTTTGCTTTTGACGCAGGACTTTTATTTTCCTATTTCAAAGAAAAGCTCGTACCCACACTACAAAAGAACTATGCATTCGCATTCACAGCATCGACAATAGCATTCATCGCACTTCATTTATTGCACAACCGAATCCCGTCACCGTTATTCAATCTGGAATGCATCGTTTTCGCACTGTGCGTCATTCTGGCCACAATGAAAGTGAAAATAAAGAATCAAGCGCTTCTTTGGCTTGGTGCCCACTTGTTTCCGCTATACATTTATCAAAGGCTTGCCATGATTGCCCTATCGCGCGTAGACGATGGAGCATTCGTAAAAAACAACCCTTTAGTCTACATGCTTATCTGCTGCGTTATTATGATACTGATAGCGATTCCTTACCGTTTCATTCGCATTTCGTTCAACAAGTAG
- a CDS encoding CDP-glycerol glycerophosphotransferase family protein has product MKLPKFLEWRKFSLPMMGVLFRILKLITFRDRNLWAFGCWIGKKYDDNAKFLFEYVNKNHSNIRCVWLTRNKNVVAQVRQLGYEAYLSSSFKGVMMSLRCGVAIMTNGLDDFGAIPLVGGAKIVALWHGVGGFKKIYNENYSGLKLNVKRTVDAVFNWVGRDISLGTSEYTAERVMEQFDVKRDSIVITGQPRNDLFREKMERSSLVSNVDFDSYSKVVLYMPTYRVSPNTHRDTVKDILQELSSSEKFQDYLKKENILFLVKLHPLTQFAMKSDNCHFQVLGDKQVRSVQHLLMAADCLVTDYSSCSVDYALLNRPIVFYVPDEADYLSYSSLNDAYGRVVTDKALNVDDLIEKISAGDIASTKQLNDLFEDASIVGTCYSENMYRAICNQCNLEVV; this is encoded by the coding sequence ATGAAGTTACCTAAGTTCCTTGAATGGCGTAAGTTTTCGTTGCCCATGATGGGCGTTCTCTTCCGTATTTTGAAGTTGATTACGTTCCGTGACAGGAATCTTTGGGCTTTTGGTTGCTGGATTGGGAAAAAATATGATGATAACGCCAAGTTCTTGTTTGAATACGTGAACAAGAACCATTCGAACATTCGTTGCGTTTGGCTTACTCGTAACAAGAATGTTGTTGCTCAGGTACGTCAATTGGGTTACGAGGCTTACCTTAGTTCTTCGTTCAAGGGCGTGATGATGTCTCTTCGCTGCGGTGTTGCCATTATGACAAATGGCTTGGATGATTTTGGCGCGATTCCTTTGGTGGGCGGTGCAAAAATCGTAGCACTGTGGCATGGTGTTGGCGGGTTCAAGAAAATCTATAATGAGAATTATTCCGGCCTCAAGTTGAATGTAAAGAGAACTGTGGATGCGGTTTTCAACTGGGTTGGCCGCGACATATCTTTAGGAACGTCGGAATATACCGCTGAACGAGTGATGGAACAATTCGATGTCAAACGAGACTCGATTGTAATTACCGGACAGCCGCGTAACGACCTGTTCCGCGAAAAAATGGAACGCTCGTCATTGGTTTCAAATGTGGATTTTGATTCGTATTCGAAGGTTGTTCTTTACATGCCGACTTATCGCGTGAGCCCGAATACTCATCGGGACACCGTCAAGGATATTTTGCAGGAACTTTCTTCTAGCGAAAAGTTTCAGGATTATTTGAAAAAGGAAAACATCCTTTTCTTGGTCAAGCTGCATCCGCTGACTCAGTTCGCGATGAAATCGGATAACTGCCATTTTCAGGTGCTCGGCGATAAGCAGGTTCGGTCTGTGCAGCATTTGCTGATGGCTGCGGATTGCTTGGTGACAGATTATTCTAGTTGCAGCGTCGATTACGCCTTGTTGAATAGGCCGATTGTATTCTATGTTCCTGATGAAGCGGATTATTTGTCGTATTCCTCTTTGAATGACGCTTACGGACGCGTTGTGACGGACAAGGCGCTGAATGTCGATGATTTGATTGAAAAGATTTCTGCAGGGGATATCGCTTCAACAAAGCAACTGAATGATTTGTTCGAAGATGCTTCTATTGTTGGAACTTGTTACAGCGAAAATATGTATCGTGCCATATGTAACCAGTGCAATTTGGAGGTGGTATGA
- a CDS encoding aminotransferase class I/II-fold pyridoxal phosphate-dependent enzyme, translating into MKDLSVRTSRFSDSMIRQMTRISLDCGAINLSQGFPDFEPPKEITDRLKTVADEGPHQYAVTWGAPNFREALAKKQSHFTGQHIDPMKNVVVTCGSTEAMVAAMMAVTNPGDKVVLFSPFFENYIADTILCGTEPIYVPLIPPDFKFNVDALEKAICTEGVKALLVCNPSNPSGKVFSEQELQIIADLAIKHDIYVITDEVYEHIIYAPHKHTHISTLKGMEERTLVCSSLSKTFSITGWRLGYVISSERIIDRVKKVHDFLTVGAAAPLMEAAVVGLNFGDDYYIGLQQHYTHMKNLFTQGLKDLGIPFTDPQGAYFVLADISKFGYKSDVDFCVDLAQKIGVGAVPASCFFKEDVHHLIRLHFAKKDKTLNEALNRLEKINILVK; encoded by the coding sequence ATGAAAGATTTAAGTGTTAGAACATCTCGATTTAGCGATTCGATGATCCGCCAAATGACTCGCATTTCTTTGGATTGCGGGGCCATCAACCTTTCCCAGGGGTTTCCAGACTTTGAGCCGCCTAAAGAAATTACCGACCGTTTGAAAACGGTCGCCGACGAAGGCCCCCACCAATACGCAGTCACTTGGGGTGCTCCGAACTTTAGGGAAGCCCTGGCCAAAAAGCAGAGTCACTTTACCGGGCAACACATCGACCCCATGAAAAACGTCGTAGTCACCTGCGGCAGTACAGAGGCCATGGTAGCAGCCATGATGGCCGTGACAAATCCTGGCGACAAAGTCGTGCTGTTCTCCCCCTTCTTTGAAAACTACATTGCAGACACCATTCTTTGCGGCACAGAGCCAATCTATGTTCCTCTAATCCCGCCCGATTTCAAATTCAACGTGGATGCACTTGAAAAAGCAATCTGCACCGAAGGCGTCAAGGCCTTGCTCGTCTGCAATCCATCGAACCCCAGCGGCAAGGTTTTCTCAGAGCAGGAACTCCAGATTATTGCAGACCTCGCCATCAAACATGACATCTACGTCATTACCGACGAAGTCTATGAGCACATCATCTACGCCCCGCACAAGCACACACATATTTCCACCCTCAAGGGCATGGAAGAAAGGACTCTAGTCTGTTCTTCCCTTTCAAAGACTTTCTCTATTACAGGATGGCGGCTTGGCTATGTAATTTCAAGCGAACGCATCATTGACAGAGTCAAGAAAGTCCACGACTTCTTGACCGTCGGTGCGGCAGCGCCACTTATGGAAGCCGCCGTTGTCGGCTTGAACTTTGGCGACGACTACTATATCGGTCTGCAGCAGCACTACACCCACATGAAAAATCTTTTCACGCAGGGTCTCAAGGATTTAGGGATCCCTTTCACCGATCCTCAAGGCGCCTACTTTGTACTGGCGGACATCAGCAAGTTCGGCTACAAGAGCGATGTGGATTTCTGCGTAGACCTAGCCCAAAAAATCGGTGTCGGAGCAGTTCCCGCTTCCTGTTTCTTCAAGGAAGATGTCCATCACCTTATCCGCCTGCACTTTGCCAAGAAAGACAAGACGTTGAACGAGGCTTTAAATCGACTTGAAAAAATAAATATTTTAGTTAAATAA
- a CDS encoding histidinol-phosphate transaminase yields MYYVNPIIKGFFRTNQPEGRGKYVRLDQNENPDGIPQWLFDKAMAKVTPEYLSIYPEESKLTEEYAKVIGLTADNIALTDGSVVAMGYVIKVFGEPSKDLVCVTPTFGMYKVYADMQGMNTKFVHYEKDYTFDIKKLLAEINENTSLVSLVNPNMPIGNAYTMDEIRKVLDKAKENNALVIVDEAYYLFHKETALPLLKEYDNLVILRTFSKMLSMPGLRIGVVISSAENAQYVRNYKPHYTVNAVALAVAEEMVANYDRVVKELTDKFEAGKTYLLNALKETGYSFIPTEGCFICITPKHKTAEYITDELKNRGILIFCGKGDSAGFLRVTIWDKKYMEMFMKELVDIDVA; encoded by the coding sequence ATGTACTATGTCAACCCCATCATAAAGGGATTTTTTCGCACCAACCAGCCGGAAGGTCGCGGCAAATACGTAAGGCTCGATCAGAACGAAAACCCAGATGGAATCCCGCAATGGCTCTTTGACAAAGCAATGGCGAAAGTCACCCCAGAATACCTTTCCATCTACCCCGAAGAATCCAAGCTCACTGAAGAATATGCGAAGGTCATCGGCCTCACCGCCGACAACATCGCCCTCACCGACGGAAGCGTCGTTGCCATGGGATACGTGATTAAAGTGTTCGGCGAGCCGAGCAAGGACCTCGTCTGTGTCACGCCGACATTCGGCATGTACAAGGTCTACGCCGACATGCAAGGCATGAACACGAAATTCGTCCACTATGAAAAAGATTACACGTTCGACATCAAAAAGCTTCTCGCCGAAATCAACGAGAACACGAGCCTAGTCTCTCTCGTGAATCCGAACATGCCTATCGGTAACGCCTACACCATGGACGAAATCCGCAAGGTGCTCGACAAGGCCAAGGAAAACAACGCGCTTGTCATCGTTGATGAAGCCTATTATCTCTTCCACAAAGAAACGGCTCTCCCGCTCCTGAAGGAATACGACAACCTCGTCATTCTCCGCACATTCTCCAAGATGCTTTCGATGCCGGGGCTCCGCATCGGAGTCGTCATTTCGAGCGCAGAAAACGCCCAGTACGTTCGCAACTACAAGCCGCACTACACTGTGAACGCGGTTGCACTTGCCGTTGCTGAAGAAATGGTTGCCAACTACGACCGCGTCGTGAAGGAACTCACCGACAAATTCGAAGCGGGCAAAACTTACCTGCTCAATGCACTTAAAGAAACCGGCTACTCCTTCATTCCGACCGAAGGCTGCTTTATCTGCATTACGCCCAAGCATAAGACCGCAGAATACATCACCGACGAACTCAAGAATCGCGGCATTCTCATCTTCTGCGGCAAGGGTGATTCCGCCGGATTCCTACGCGTCACCATCTGGGACAAAAAGTACATGGAAATGTTCATGAAGGAACTTGTGGACATCGACGTAGCCTAA